One Cytobacillus luteolus genomic window carries:
- a CDS encoding PAS domain-containing protein — MYKTSSIKSLAEIITAVDTTTIITITDKTGLITYANEMFYEKSKYDQDELIGQSQRKVIANHHTDEFFKDLWNTIRRGEVWKGEIKNKAKDGTYFWVYATIVPFLNEAGEPHQYVSIQTDITNRKQTEETVKKMLEQLTFSNNNTLLDIKQLLTESSIMVISDTVGKITFVSDMFCKLSRFSREDLLGSDFRVFNSNYHSKEFFKDLWTTISQGNVWKGDIKNKAKDGSCYWVSTTIVPILDDSGKPYQFVSIWHDITARKKAEDLLFRSEKLSAIGDLSAGIAHEIRNPLTTIKGFIQFLSRYEDDLKKMEYFQLINEEIDRINFMVGEFMVLSKPHVIERKPTALLPIINKVVKLLESELTSNKVRLSIKCEASNIKIDCEENLMKQVFLNLVKNSIEAMPQGGIISISVSVTDTEVFIHFKDEGIGIPEENLMKLREPFFTTKENGNGLGLMVSYKIIENHNGKIQVESEENVGTTITLIFPAIC, encoded by the coding sequence GTGTACAAGACGAGTTCTATTAAGTCATTAGCTGAGATTATTACGGCAGTAGATACCACAACTATTATTACAATTACAGATAAAACAGGTTTGATTACATATGCAAATGAAATGTTTTATGAAAAATCTAAGTATGACCAAGATGAATTAATTGGACAAAGTCAACGGAAGGTAATTGCTAATCACCATACAGATGAGTTTTTTAAAGATCTCTGGAATACCATTCGTCGGGGAGAGGTGTGGAAAGGGGAAATCAAGAATAAAGCAAAGGACGGAACCTATTTCTGGGTGTATGCAACCATTGTACCTTTTCTTAACGAAGCAGGAGAGCCACATCAATATGTATCTATTCAAACAGATATAACCAATCGGAAACAAACAGAAGAAACAGTAAAGAAAATGCTAGAACAGCTAACATTTTCAAATAATAATACGTTGTTAGATATTAAGCAGCTACTCACGGAATCTTCTATTATGGTGATCTCAGACACTGTAGGTAAAATTACATTTGTGAGTGATATGTTTTGTAAACTATCAAGGTTTAGCCGTGAGGACTTACTTGGTAGTGACTTTCGAGTTTTTAACTCTAATTATCATTCAAAGGAATTCTTTAAGGATCTTTGGACTACGATTAGTCAAGGGAATGTCTGGAAGGGCGATATTAAAAACAAAGCGAAAGATGGTAGTTGTTATTGGGTTTCAACAACCATTGTTCCGATTTTGGATGACTCAGGAAAACCTTATCAATTTGTGTCCATTTGGCATGACATTACTGCGCGCAAAAAAGCAGAAGACTTATTATTTAGGTCCGAAAAATTATCGGCTATTGGAGACCTGTCCGCAGGTATTGCACATGAAATCAGAAATCCATTAACTACGATAAAGGGTTTTATCCAATTTTTATCGCGTTATGAGGATGATCTTAAAAAGATGGAATATTTTCAGCTTATCAATGAGGAGATTGACCGAATTAACTTTATGGTAGGGGAGTTCATGGTCTTATCGAAGCCCCACGTTATTGAACGAAAACCAACAGCTTTACTTCCAATTATAAATAAGGTTGTCAAGCTTCTAGAATCAGAACTAACTAGCAATAAAGTTAGACTATCAATCAAATGTGAAGCTTCTAATATAAAGATAGATTGTGAAGAAAACCTAATGAAGCAAGTCTTCCTCAATTTAGTGAAAAATTCAATTGAAGCCATGCCTCAGGGAGGGATTATCTCTATATCAGTTTCTGTGACGGATACGGAGGTGTTTATTCATTTTAAAGATGAGGGAATAGGGATACCTGAAGAGAATCTTATGAAACTAAGAGAACCCTTCTTTACCACGAAGGAAAATGGGAACGGACTAGGACTTATGGTAAGTTACAAAATCATCGAAAATCATAATGGAAAGATACAGGTGGAAAGTGAAGAAAATGTGGGAACTACTATTACCTTGATTTTTCCAGCTATCTGCTAA